A DNA window from Carnobacterium funditum DSM 5970 contains the following coding sequences:
- the dhaL gene encoding dihydroxyacetone kinase subunit DhaL, with amino-acid sequence MVSVENTKKWLSLFTAQLIENKNYLSELDTVIGDGDHGNNMARGATALNEVLDSKVPEDVPSLLKLIGMTLVSKVGGASGPLYGSAFISMAKASQESLDLTALLEAGLDGIQKRGKATAGEKTMVDEWLPVVEAVKEKKLSIELIEESVEKTKDMKATKGRASYLGDRSIGHIDPGAMSSSYLFKTMIEAGVYSE; translated from the coding sequence ATGGTATCTGTAGAAAATACAAAAAAATGGCTGTCTCTTTTTACAGCTCAATTAATTGAAAATAAAAACTATTTAAGTGAATTAGATACGGTCATTGGTGATGGAGATCATGGCAATAATATGGCTCGTGGAGCAACAGCTTTGAATGAGGTATTGGACTCTAAAGTTCCAGAAGATGTACCCTCTTTATTGAAATTAATTGGAATGACTTTAGTCAGTAAAGTCGGCGGAGCTTCTGGACCATTATATGGATCTGCTTTCATCAGTATGGCGAAAGCTAGTCAAGAAAGCTTAGATTTAACAGCTCTCTTAGAAGCAGGATTGGATGGTATTCAAAAAAGAGGAAAAGCAACAGCCGGTGAAAAAACAATGGTAGATGAATGGCTTCCTGTTGTTGAAGCTGTCAAAGAAAAAAAATTATCTATAGAATTAATTGAAGAAAGTGTCGAAAAAACAAAAGATATGAAAGCTACTAAAGGACGTGCATCTTACTTGGGAGATCGTTCAATAGGTCATATTGATCCAGGTGCTATGTCTAGTAGTTATCTATTCAAAACCATGATTGAGGCAGGTGTTTATAGTGAGTAA
- the dhaM gene encoding dihydroxyacetone kinase phosphoryl donor subunit DhaM produces the protein MSKEYGILLISHVEGLANGVATLLNEVAGKVTIKTAGGTSEGTVGTSFDKIQETLESFEEDKILAFYDLGSAKMNLELAIEMSDKKVTFYDIAFVEGAYTAAALLQAEASIEAIEDQLMPLKIK, from the coding sequence GTGAGTAAAGAATATGGAATTTTATTAATTTCACACGTAGAAGGACTGGCAAATGGCGTTGCAACATTATTAAATGAAGTTGCAGGAAAAGTTACGATAAAAACAGCTGGTGGAACTTCAGAAGGAACTGTTGGAACTAGCTTTGATAAAATCCAAGAAACCTTAGAATCATTTGAAGAAGATAAAATTTTAGCTTTTTATGATTTAGGGAGCGCGAAAATGAATTTAGAATTAGCCATTGAAATGTCTGACAAAAAGGTTACATTTTACGATATAGCTTTTGTAGAGGGAGCTTATACTGCAGCTGCCTTATTACAAGCAGAAGCTTCCATTGAAGCCATTGAAGACCAACTTATGCCCTTAAAAATAAAATGA